Proteins encoded together in one Cyanobium sp. WAJ14-Wanaka window:
- a CDS encoding 2Fe-2S iron-sulfur cluster-binding protein has translation MAAGTIATFAALTLLPADHKAAENGKVSPDVQALSGLRQTADGAAVGALAGLLLATAAQGRRRRAPWQGWRQFVVVRKQRESAEITSFELRPVGGGPLPKFLPGQFLTLQLPIPGMAKPVVRTYSLSDFPSEGKAPDHYRISVKREPAPKGLDVAPGLGSNFLHDHGQEGSKLNIRPPAGSFVLDTESTEPVVLVSNGVGITPMLAMVKAALSSGSQRPIWFLHGCRNSEYHSFQTEIADLARSHNNLQVHVAYSRPLPSDGGCYQSQGYIDGALISGLIKGPASYYLCGSPAFMDSLVMALQQAGVGQGAIRFESFSQAPRVSPSTGAGAEGSTAPVASSAVRFCRSNTTATWSNNNPEQSLLELAEASGLQPAFACRAGVCGTCITRVKSGSINYLAEPTAEVAPGSALICIARPASETLELEQ, from the coding sequence ATGGCAGCAGGAACCATTGCCACCTTTGCGGCACTGACCCTTTTGCCGGCAGACCACAAGGCTGCTGAAAATGGCAAAGTCTCGCCAGATGTTCAGGCCCTCAGCGGGCTTAGGCAAACAGCTGACGGCGCTGCGGTTGGTGCACTGGCAGGGCTGCTTTTAGCCACCGCGGCCCAGGGGCGACGGCGGCGCGCCCCGTGGCAAGGCTGGCGACAGTTTGTGGTGGTGCGCAAGCAGCGCGAGAGCGCCGAGATCACATCATTTGAATTGCGCCCGGTTGGGGGAGGGCCACTGCCGAAGTTTCTGCCCGGCCAATTCCTCACTCTTCAGCTCCCAATCCCAGGGATGGCCAAGCCGGTGGTGCGCACCTATTCGCTTTCCGATTTTCCAAGCGAGGGGAAGGCCCCAGATCACTACCGGATTTCAGTCAAAAGGGAGCCCGCCCCCAAGGGGCTCGATGTGGCGCCGGGGCTGGGCTCCAATTTTCTGCACGACCATGGGCAGGAGGGCAGCAAGCTGAACATTCGGCCCCCCGCCGGCAGCTTTGTGCTCGACACCGAAAGCACTGAACCGGTAGTGCTGGTCAGCAATGGCGTAGGCATCACACCGATGCTGGCCATGGTGAAAGCAGCCCTTAGCTCCGGCAGCCAAAGGCCCATTTGGTTTCTGCACGGCTGCCGCAACAGTGAATATCACTCCTTCCAAACTGAAATCGCCGACCTGGCCCGCAGCCACAACAACCTGCAGGTGCACGTGGCCTACAGCCGCCCGTTGCCAAGCGATGGGGGCTGCTATCAGAGCCAGGGCTACATAGACGGAGCCCTGATAAGTGGCCTAATTAAGGGCCCGGCCTCCTATTACCTCTGCGGATCACCGGCCTTCATGGACAGCTTGGTGATGGCGCTCCAACAGGCTGGAGTTGGCCAGGGGGCGATTCGTTTTGAGAGCTTCAGCCAGGCCCCCCGCGTTTCCCCAAGCACTGGAGCTGGTGCAGAAGGCAGCACCGCGCCCGTGGCCTCCTCTGCTGTTCGCTTCTGTCGCAGCAACACCACCGCCACCTGGAGCAACAACAATCCTGAGCAAAGCCTGCTGGAACTGGCGGAGGCCTCCGGACTGCAGCCTGCCTTTGCCTGCAGGGCCGGGGTATGCGGAACCTGCATCACCCGGGTGAAAAGCGGCTCGATCAACTACCTGGCTGAGCCCACGGCCGAGGTTGCCCCTGGCTCGGCATTGATCTGCATCGCCAGGCCCGCCAGCGAAACCCTGGAACTCGAGCAATGA